In one window of Desulforhabdus amnigena DNA:
- a CDS encoding KamA family radical SAM protein — MTECFPFRISSYYRNLIRFSGDPIWRQAVPDLRELEDLEGLEDPLAEEALSPVPNLVHRYPNRVLWLISHECAMYCRFCTRKRRWEKPLPFTDEHFKGALDYIGGNRNVKDVLLSGGDPLLLPLSRLENILAALRKIPHVEIIRIGSRIPCVDPGRITPELAAMLSRYHPLFMNLHFNHPWEITPQSRKACTLLADAGIPLGSQTVLLRDVNDQPEVLGELFQQLLSLRVRPYYLLQMDLTRGTSHFRTPVATGLKIIHALRNRISGLAMPHFVIDLPGGQGKIPLSPNYVQEINRSFIVFKDYRGERCEYPLLEGEEGELRRWLVA, encoded by the coding sequence GTGACGGAATGTTTCCCTTTCAGAATCAGTTCCTACTACAGAAATCTGATCCGATTTTCTGGAGATCCCATCTGGCGGCAGGCTGTTCCCGACCTCAGAGAGTTGGAAGACCTGGAAGGACTGGAAGACCCTCTGGCCGAAGAGGCTCTCTCCCCCGTGCCGAACCTTGTACATCGTTATCCCAATCGAGTCCTCTGGCTGATCTCTCATGAATGCGCCATGTACTGTCGTTTCTGTACCAGGAAGAGAAGGTGGGAAAAACCTCTTCCGTTTACCGATGAACATTTCAAGGGAGCACTGGACTATATCGGCGGCAACAGGAATGTGAAGGACGTGCTCCTCTCCGGTGGAGACCCGCTCCTGCTCCCTTTGTCCCGGCTGGAAAATATCCTGGCAGCGCTGAGGAAGATTCCTCATGTGGAAATCATTCGTATCGGGTCACGGATTCCCTGCGTGGATCCTGGGAGGATAACGCCCGAATTGGCGGCCATGCTCTCCAGGTATCACCCTCTCTTTATGAACCTTCATTTCAATCATCCATGGGAAATCACGCCGCAATCCCGCAAAGCATGCACACTCCTGGCTGATGCGGGAATCCCTCTGGGCAGTCAAACAGTGCTCCTGCGGGACGTCAACGATCAGCCTGAAGTTCTTGGCGAGTTGTTCCAACAGCTTCTCTCATTGAGGGTCCGTCCTTATTATCTGCTCCAAATGGATCTGACTCGAGGGACCTCCCATTTTCGAACCCCCGTGGCCACCGGCCTCAAAATAATTCACGCCCTGCGCAACCGTATTTCAGGTCTGGCCATGCCTCATTTCGTTATCGATCTTCCCGGAGGGCAGGGGAAAATACCTCTTTCTCCCAATTACGTTCAGGAAATCAACCGGAGTTTCATAGTGTTCAAGGATTATAGAGGGGAACGCTGCGAGTATCCGCTTCTCGAAGGGGAAGAAGGAGAGTTGCGCCGATGGCTTGTGGCATGA
- the arfB gene encoding alternative ribosome rescue aminoacyl-tRNA hydrolase ArfB — protein MIQVTDTISIDENEIHEDFILASGPGGQNVNKVATAVQLRFDVLNSPSLPPEVRERLIRLAGSRMTKDGVLIITARRFRTQEGNREDALVRLIELVRRAMEKPKPRRRTTPKPAAKKRRLEEKRQRGATKRMRKPVSKADE, from the coding sequence ATGATTCAGGTCACTGATACCATCAGCATCGATGAAAACGAAATCCATGAAGATTTCATTCTTGCATCAGGTCCGGGAGGCCAAAATGTCAACAAGGTCGCCACAGCGGTGCAGCTTCGCTTTGACGTTTTGAACTCCCCCTCTCTTCCGCCGGAAGTCCGAGAGCGGCTGATTCGCCTGGCGGGAAGCCGGATGACAAAAGACGGAGTATTGATCATCACCGCCAGACGATTTCGCACCCAGGAAGGAAATCGGGAAGACGCCCTCGTGCGGCTCATCGAACTCGTACGCCGGGCGATGGAAAAACCCAAGCCCCGCCGCAGGACCACTCCGAAACCGGCAGCAAAAAAACGCAGGCTCGAGGAGAAACGGCAGAGGGGTGCAACCAAACGCATGCGCAAACCGGTTTCCAAAGCTGACGAATGA
- the yhbY gene encoding ribosome assembly RNA-binding protein YhbY, producing MSDLKSKGGKIRPIEDIHMENLSSFQRQYLKGLAHHLKPVVQIGKNGLTDQLFDAVDIALNAHELIKIKFLDFQEQKKELSQEIAERLNCERVALVGNIAILYRQHPDLAKRKISLPA from the coding sequence ATGTCTGATCTCAAGTCGAAGGGCGGTAAAATCCGACCAATAGAGGACATTCATATGGAAAATCTCAGTAGTTTTCAGCGACAATATCTCAAAGGGCTGGCTCATCACCTGAAACCCGTGGTGCAGATTGGGAAGAATGGGCTGACGGATCAGTTATTCGATGCCGTAGATATCGCTCTCAATGCTCACGAACTCATCAAAATCAAGTTCCTTGATTTCCAGGAGCAAAAGAAAGAGCTTTCCCAGGAAATCGCAGAGAGGCTGAACTGCGAAAGGGTAGCATTGGTGGGGAACATCGCCATCCTTTACCGGCAGCACCCGGACCTGGCCAAACGCAAGATTTCCCTTCCCGCCTGA
- a CDS encoding DedA family protein: MFLEALLTTYGYPAIFVGTFLEGETIVVIAGFLAHRGYLSLPMVILMSFLGSFAGDQLFFHLGRMGKIGILQRKKGWQSNVNKVRTILERHRIPLVLGFRFVYGFRTITPFVIGMSGFTRAAFIFLNGIGAMLWAIVIGTGGYIFGQVLESFLADMKRYEWWIALGIALAGGILLIYHTKTGKSQNNQHKT; encoded by the coding sequence ATGTTCCTGGAGGCTCTTTTAACCACTTATGGTTACCCCGCCATTTTTGTCGGCACCTTCCTTGAGGGAGAAACTATTGTCGTCATTGCAGGATTCCTGGCCCATCGAGGGTATCTGAGCCTTCCGATGGTTATCCTTATGTCCTTCTTGGGATCTTTTGCGGGCGATCAGCTTTTTTTCCACCTGGGGCGCATGGGAAAAATTGGTATTCTTCAAAGAAAAAAAGGGTGGCAGTCAAACGTCAATAAAGTTCGAACTATTTTAGAACGCCACAGGATTCCCCTGGTGCTCGGCTTCAGGTTCGTGTATGGATTTCGTACCATCACACCTTTTGTCATCGGCATGAGCGGCTTTACCCGAGCCGCATTCATCTTTCTGAACGGCATTGGCGCAATGCTCTGGGCCATTGTCATAGGAACGGGCGGCTACATCTTCGGGCAGGTTCTCGAGTCTTTCCTGGCAGACATGAAAAGATACGAATGGTGGATAGCACTGGGAATTGCCCTGGCTGGTGGAATACTCTTGATCTACCACACCAAAACCGGAAAGTCGCAAAACAACCAGCATAAGACATAA